In Apium graveolens cultivar Ventura chromosome 10, ASM990537v1, whole genome shotgun sequence, the following are encoded in one genomic region:
- the LOC141693781 gene encoding F-box protein At5g50450-like: protein MSRTSEGEMMCRKRARISELEVDRFECLPDDIVSVILAKLSFSADSPSDFVSALLTCTRLNRLGQQPAVLKEAGMNTVAVRAKNWSDSAERFLCACINAGSNEASYFLGMIRFYCMEDKVNGKQMIYKAAIEDHAPALYSLAIIKFNGSEGSKECRNIPTACALCALAADQGSADALRELGYCFQDGYGLRKSVVRGKNLLMQANALEAACAIRASPERLQLESKLSAIMSFKAAPGANPGLGRAYWTETGFQMGPREKHPANRFLLEWFENKTGRVGLGFCSDSICGRPETRENEFRKCAGCGDVKYCSRGCQAHDWKVRHKVECSTVPPFYLHQAVDGDQDQN from the exons ATGTCGAGAACAAGTGAAGGAGAAATGATGTGTAGAAAGAGAGCGAGAATAAGCGAGTTGGAGGTAGATCGTTTTGAATGTTTGCCTGATGATATTGTTTCAGTGATTCTCGCTAAGCTTAGCTTCTCTGCTGACTCTCCTTCTGATTTTGTTAGTGCTCTTTTGAC ATGCACAAGGCTGAACCGGCTAGGTCAACAACCGGCGGTTCTAAAAGAAGCCGGAATGAACACCGTGGCGGTGCGAGCTAAAAACTGGTCCGACTCAGCTGAGCGCTTTTTATGCGCCTGTATCAACGCTGGTAGCAACGAAGCTTCTTATTTCCTAGGCATG ATTCGATTCTATTGTATGGAGGATAAAGTGAATGGAAAACAAATGATCTACAAGGCGGCGATTGAGGACCACGCGCCGGCACTTTACTCACTCGCTATCATCAAATTCAACGGCAGCGAAGGCTCCAAAGAATGCCGAAACATCCCTACCGCCTGCGCGTTGTGCGCACTCGCCGCCGACCAAGGCAGCGCCGACGCGCTCCGGGAGCTAGGTTACTGTTTTCAAGACGGTTACGGCCTTCGCAAAAGTGTCGTAAGAGGAAAGAATCTGTTAATGCAAGCCAACGCGCTAGAAGCCGCGTGTGCGATACGCGCCTCACCTGAGCGTCTTCAATTGGAGTCTAAGCTCTCAGCTATCATGAGTTTCAAAGCAGCTCCGGGTGCTAATCCGGGTTTGGGTCGGGCCTACTGGACCGAAACCGGGTTTCAGATGGGCCCACGCGAGAAGCATCCAGCGAACCGGTTTTTACTCGAGTGGTTTGAGAACAAAACGGGTCGGGTCGGGTTAGGCTTTTGCTCGGATTCCATTTGTGGCCGACCCGAGACCCGAGAGAATGAGTTTAGAAAATGTGCTGGGTGTGGAGATGTGAAGTATTGTTCACGTGGGTGTCAGGCGCATGATTGGAAGGTGCGCCACAAGGTGGAGTGCTCTACTGTGCCGCCGTTCTATCTTCATCAAGCCGTTGATGGCGATCAAGATCAAAATTGA